The Dermacentor albipictus isolate Rhodes 1998 colony chromosome 2, USDA_Dalb.pri_finalv2, whole genome shotgun sequence genome has a segment encoding these proteins:
- the LOC139055572 gene encoding uncharacterized protein isoform X2, with protein sequence MPAMHIRRMVRTWMSCLSLYVTVTSSHCAAQGAYSTAVYSEANHSQRSTSGDVHHWLTSEKFIRNYRSCRFENWSYKTLPLCLKYDTTGVFNSSTWHRRYPSCGGSQQSPIMVLFAQSEYKYFDPIQFFNYDSYLQLDIEMVGTTLFFYPFGLDLGVFGGPLQVQYSFFMGTIHFGKGRDSGSEHLIEKQGYAAEVQLIHSTELTSDNDCLKEANGLLVLVILFELEEMRKLHWRLGGDSSCTGLLAGNVRPIADEGGFAKSTRTVFRSFFSYASSSPSTTAPWPTVAALAAVVAAAGSPRPQRWPRFV encoded by the exons ATGCCCGCCATGCACATTCGGCGAATGGTACGCACGTGG ATGTCCTGCCTGTCCCTCTACGTGACGGTCACTTCGAGTCACTGCGCAGCTCAAGGAGCGTACT CCACGGCGGTCTACTCGGAAGCCAACCACTCGCAACGCTCGACGAGCGGCGATGTCCACCACTGGCTGACCAGCGAAAAGTTCATAC GAAACTACCGGAGCTGCAGGTTCGAGAACTGGAGCTACAAGACGCTTCCACTCTGCCTGAAGTACGACACCACTGGAGTGTTCA ATTCCAGTACCTGGCACCGTCGGTACCCTTCGTGTGGCGGCTCCCAGCAGTCGCCCATCATGGTGCTGTTCGCGCAGTCCGAGTACAAGTACTTCGATCCCATCCAGTTCTTCAACTACGACTCGTACTTGCAGCTTGACATCGAAATGGTCGGCACGACGC TGTTCTTCTACCCGTTCGGCCTGGACCTCGGCGTGTTCGGCGGGCCCCTGCAGGTGCAGTACAGCTTCTTCATGGGCACCATACACTTTGGCAAGGGACGAGACTCGGGCTCAGAGCACCTCATCGAGAAACAGGGCTACGCCGCCGAG gtGCAGCTAATACACAGCACAGAGCTTACGAGCGATAATGACTGTCTCAAGGAAGCCAACGGTCTGCTAGTGCTCGTCATACTTTTTGAG CTGGAGGAGATGCGCAAGTTGCACTGGCGTCTGGGCGGGGACTCCTCTTGCACCGGCCTGCTGGCGGGCAACGTGAGGCCCATTGCCGACGAAGGTGGCTTCGCCAAGTCGACGCGCACCGTATTCCGCTCGTTCTTCTCGTacgcctcctcctccccctcgACGACTGCCCCGTGGCCCACCGTCGCTGCTCTAGCCGCAGTCGTGGCGGCGGCGGGCTCTCCGAGACCTCAACGCTGGCCGCGCTTCGTTTGA
- the LOC139055572 gene encoding carbonic anhydrase 7-like isoform X1, whose protein sequence is MPAMHIRRMVRTWMSCLSLYVTVTSSHCAAQGAYSTAVYSEANHSQRSTSGDVHHWLTSEKFIRNYRSCRFENWSYKTLPLCLKYDTTGVFNSSTWHRRYPSCGGSQQSPIMVLFAQSEYKYFDPIQFFNYDSYLQLDIEMVGTTLFFYPFGLDLGVFGGPLQVQYSFFMGTIHFGKGRDSGSEHLIEKQGYAAEVQLIHSTELTSDNDCLKEANGLLVLVILFEETSDDNEDLAPFLDAIQELHGDEQGLHTTTEFLMSSLIPRSTLEYYIYPGSLSFPPCTERTINVVFQRTVPIGQKQLEEMRKLHWRLGGDSSCTGLLAGNVRPIADEGGFAKSTRTVFRSFFSYASSSPSTTAPWPTVAALAAVVAAAGSPRPQRWPRFV, encoded by the exons ATGCCCGCCATGCACATTCGGCGAATGGTACGCACGTGG ATGTCCTGCCTGTCCCTCTACGTGACGGTCACTTCGAGTCACTGCGCAGCTCAAGGAGCGTACT CCACGGCGGTCTACTCGGAAGCCAACCACTCGCAACGCTCGACGAGCGGCGATGTCCACCACTGGCTGACCAGCGAAAAGTTCATAC GAAACTACCGGAGCTGCAGGTTCGAGAACTGGAGCTACAAGACGCTTCCACTCTGCCTGAAGTACGACACCACTGGAGTGTTCA ATTCCAGTACCTGGCACCGTCGGTACCCTTCGTGTGGCGGCTCCCAGCAGTCGCCCATCATGGTGCTGTTCGCGCAGTCCGAGTACAAGTACTTCGATCCCATCCAGTTCTTCAACTACGACTCGTACTTGCAGCTTGACATCGAAATGGTCGGCACGACGC TGTTCTTCTACCCGTTCGGCCTGGACCTCGGCGTGTTCGGCGGGCCCCTGCAGGTGCAGTACAGCTTCTTCATGGGCACCATACACTTTGGCAAGGGACGAGACTCGGGCTCAGAGCACCTCATCGAGAAACAGGGCTACGCCGCCGAG gtGCAGCTAATACACAGCACAGAGCTTACGAGCGATAATGACTGTCTCAAGGAAGCCAACGGTCTGCTAGTGCTCGTCATACTTTTTGAG gaGACGAGCGACGACAACGAGGACCTGGCTCCGTTCCTGGACGCCATCCAGGAGCTGCACGGCGACGAACAGGGCCTGCACACGACCACCGAGTTCCTGATGTCGTCTCTGATACCTCGCTCCACGCTCGAGTACTACATCTACCCGGGGTCCCTGTCCTTCCCGCCATGCACCGAGCGAACCATCAACGTCGTCTTCCAGAGGACCGTCCCAATAGGCCAAAAACAG CTGGAGGAGATGCGCAAGTTGCACTGGCGTCTGGGCGGGGACTCCTCTTGCACCGGCCTGCTGGCGGGCAACGTGAGGCCCATTGCCGACGAAGGTGGCTTCGCCAAGTCGACGCGCACCGTATTCCGCTCGTTCTTCTCGTacgcctcctcctccccctcgACGACTGCCCCGTGGCCCACCGTCGCTGCTCTAGCCGCAGTCGTGGCGGCGGCGGGCTCTCCGAGACCTCAACGCTGGCCGCGCTTCGTTTGA